The genomic region AGACCGCAGTGTCGGCCTGGTTGTGCAGTTCAATTTCATCGCGTTTCTGCTTGTCCTCGTTCTCAAACATCTTTGCGGCATCCATCATCTTCTTGATATCTTCATCAGTGAGTTTCTTGTCACCTTTGATGGAGATATTCTGCTGGTTACCGGTGCCAAGATCCTTTGCGGATACGTGGATGATACCATTTGAATCGATATCAAACGTGACTTCAATCTGTGGAATACCGCGCGGAGCCGGGGGAATTCCGGTTAGCTGGAATTTGCCTAGGGTGAAGTTGTCTTTTGCCAGCGCACGTTCTCCCTGGACAACATGGATCTCGACACTGGTCTGGCCATCGGCTGCCGTTGAGAAGATCTGGCTTTTTCGTGTAGGGATAGTCGTATTGCGCTCGATGAGTTTTGTGGCTATGCCTCCCAGTGTCTCGATACCAAGTGTAAGCGGGGTGACATCCAAAAGAACAATATCTTTTGTCTCACCGGTCAGGACTGCACCCTGGATACCTGCACCGAGGGCAACGCATTCATCCGGGTTAAGTCCTTTATCCGGTTCTTTTCCGAGAAGCTTTTTCACTGTATCCTGAACAAGTGGTACACGGGTTGACCCGCCAACGAGCAGGACATGATCGATGTCCTTTGCCTCGAGCTTTGCGTCACTGAGCGCCTGTTTGACCGGGCCGACCGTTGATTCGACCAGATCACCGATAAGTTGTTCGAGTTTTGCCTTGGTGAGGTCGATGTTCAAAAACTTCGGACCGCTCTTGTCCTGTGTAATATAGGGCAGATTGATGTTGGTGCTCTGGCGCTGCGAGAGCTCGATCTTGGCATTTTCCGAAGCATCGCGCAGGCGCTGCATGGCATACGGATCGGTACGAAGGTCGATGCCTTCTTTCTTTTTGAACTCCTCAACAAGATAATCGGTGACTCGCTGGTCGAAGTCGTCGCCGCCAAGATGGTTATTACCTGCTGTGGATTTTACTTCAAAGACACCGTCTCCGAGCGTGAGAATTGAGACATCGAACGTACCACCACCAAGATCATAGACAAGGACCGTTGCGTCCTGTTCCTTGTCAATACCATACGCGAGAGCGCTTGCGGTTGGTTCATTGATGATACGCAGTACTTCTAATCCTGCAATCTTTCCCGCATCCTTGGTTGCCTGGCGCTGGGCATCATTAAAATATGCCGGGACGGTGACAACCGCTTTTGTGATCTTTTCGCCAAGATAGGCTTCAGCATCAATTTTTAATTTCTGCAGGATCATCGATGATATTTCCTGCGGAGTATAGTTCTTATCATCAATTTTGATCTTTTCGCTGCTACCCATCTTTCGCTTGATGGACTGGATTGTCCGCTGCGGGTTTGTTACCGCCTGCCGCTTTGCAAGACTGCCAACCAACCGTTCACCTTCTTTTGTAAAAGCAACGATCGATGCTGTTGTTCGTCCACCTTCGGAATTCGGGATCACAATTGGCTTTCCCGCCTCCATGATGGACATGCAGGAGTAGGTTGTTCCCAGATCAATTCCCAAAACTTTATCGTTAGCCATTTTTTTTACCTCCTTTTACTTACTTTCCTTTTGATACTGCAACTTTTGCATGCCGGATTACTTTGTCATGCATACGATACCCGCGTGCCACTTCATCGACAACGATTCCTTCATTTTCCTCGGAAGGCACATGCGCAATTGCCTCATGCTCTGCAGGATTGAATGGTTTTTTGAGAGCATCTAATGGTGTGATGCCGTGGCGCTGCAGTTGTGAATAGAGCAGATGCTGAATCTGGACGATACCTTCGCGCAAGTGAGCATCATCTGCTTTTATTGCCCGCTCAAAGTTATCGAGGACTTCTATGATATCAACTGCGAGTCGTTCATTTGCAAGATTCGTAATCATTTCCCGGTCACGCGCTGTGCGTTTTTTGAAATTTTCAAAATCCGCAGCAAGACGTAAATACCGATCATTGAGTTCGGAAAATGCCTTCTTCTGCTCATCCAGAACGGCTGGATCCGTTTCGGCGCTCAAAGGGGCACTATCCGAAATGCCGGCACATTCTTCGCAAGTCTGTTCGTTACTGGGTTCTGCATTAGTCATAGTGCGACCTTTACGTTTTTCTCATATCTGTTGTATTGTAGTTCTATATATATATTTACATAATCCATAAACTGGAATCGCCGTTATGGGGGGGGATTGGTATTTAAGACTTAAAACCAGGGCCATTATTTTTATCGCGTTTAAAATTAGCCCAGATTTTGATTTAAGGCCCTATTCAATAGAATTTATTATAATGTTTAAGGATTTCATCCGCTGAAATCCTATAAAAGCAACTGTCGAATAATTGGTTTTTTAATTATCATATACCAGCATACATTTTTCTCTCCTGTATTTCATACAATAGACCATGAAATGGGCATTGCTTTCCGTCTGGGACAAGACGGGGATCGTCGAACTTGCGCGGGAGCTTATCCGGGAAAAATACAGCATAATGAGCTCCGGGGGGACCGGCAAGGCACTGGCAGAAGCCAGAGTTGCTTTTACCGAAGTCTCGAATTATACTGGTTTTCCTGAAATGATGGATGGACGGGTCAAGACCCTGCATCCAAAAGTTCATGGAGGGCTACTGGGACGGCGGTTGATTGATGATGCAGTCATGCAAAAACATGGTATCAATCGCATTGATCTTCTGGTCGTAAACCTGTACCCGTTTGAAAAGATGTCCCAGAAACAGATGAGACTTGAAGATCTGATAGAATACATCGACATCGGTGGACCAGCCATGATACGCGCTGCGGCAAAGAATTATCGCGATGTTGGCGTGATTGTTGATCCTTCAGATTACAAGGATATTATGAATGCAATCTGCAACACTGGTTTAACTGCTGATATGCGCCTGGACCTTGCAAGAAAAGCATTTGCGCGAACTGCTGCTTATGATGCAGCGATCAGTAATTATCTTTACCGGCTTGAAAACCCATTTCCGACTACATTCTCCATCCAGTTCACCGGGGGCCGGACCCTGAGATACGGAGAAAATCCTCACCAAAAGGCTGCAGTCTATGGAACCAGCGGCATTGCGGGTACTGAACCCGTGCAGGGCAAGCAGATGTCTTACAATAATTATCTCGATGTGAATGCCGGAACCGGCCTCTTGAGGGAGTTTGTAGAGCCGGCCGCGGTTATCGTCAAACACAATAATCCCTGCGGTGTGGCTGTTGGAGAGAATCTGCTGGATGCGTATATATCAGCACGAGATGTTGATCCCGTTTCTGCATATGGATCTGTAATTTCATTAAATCGTGAAGTGGATCGTATCTTGGCAGAAGAGATTTGCAAAACCTTTGTTGAAGTGGTTGTGGCACCATCATTCTCACCAGAATCACTCTCTGTCATGAGCCGGAAAGATACAATGAGAGTGCTCATTCTTCCCCCACCTTCCCCAGCTGATGAAATTCGTACTATTGATGGAGGAGTACTCGTACAGCGAACCCCGGAATACCAGGAACACTGGGAAGTGATTACGGACAGGGATCCAACGCCTGATGAGATGAAAGCTCTCCAACTTGCTTGGAAAGTCTGCAAACACACAAAGAGTAACACGATCATCTTTGCCGATCAGAAACGGACCTTGGGAATTGGTGCCGGTCAGATGAGCCGGGTGGATTCAGCAAAGATTGCTATAGAAAAAGCGTGTAGTTCACTTAAAGGATCAGCAGTTGCTTCTGATGCATTCCTGCCATTTCCCGACACGCTAGAAGTTGGTGCACAAGCTGGTGCAACAGCACTTGTGCAACCAGGTGGATCAATTAGGGATAAGGAAGTTATTGAAGCCGCAAACCGCTTACACATGGCGATGGTTTTTACGGGTATACGGTACTTCAGGCATTGAATCATTTGTTCATTTTTTTTCAAAAAAAAGATTTACCTGTCGTTTCCTTCAATCCACCAGTTATTTGGAATAAATAGAAAAAGTAAACGTGCAGCAGTATCAAGTTTATTTTGAGAATGAAGGGGTAATTATCCTTTTTTTTTAAATTTTTTATTACAATACGCGATAAATATATATTCTGCGAAGTGATCATACGTAATTTAAATCGTTTGTGGCTTAGTGTCATGGATGATTGACAGAATCAGCATTTAAGAGGTTTGAAATAATGGATTATGGAAGTATGGTTGGAGAATCCTTTGAATACGCAAAGGAAGCAGTTGTTGGCAAGTGGAACAAGTGGGTAATGCTTATCATCGCAACTATCCTTCTTGGACTTCCCCTTGCAGGCTATTCAATGAAAATTCTGAGAGGGGAAAAACCCGCTCCTGAAGTCGAAGACTGGGGAACCCTTTTCATTGACGGTATCAAGTATGTAATCGTCGCTCTCATCTATGCAATACCACTCATCATTGTCTGGGTTCTTGTTATCGGTGCATCTGCAGTTGCAATAGTAACCCAGGATACAACAGCAATGATGGCAGCAATTGGTGCTATGGCTATCGGCCTGATAATCATGCTCATTCTTGCGATTGTTATCGCCGTCTTTGAGATTATCGGAATTGTCCGGTTTGCCAGGACCGGAAGCATTGGTGAGGCATTCAACTTCAGCGCAATCCTTGCAACGATCGAAAAACTCGGCTGGGTCCCCTATATTATTGCTATTGTTGTCTTGTTCGTCGTTGGAATTATCTTTGGAATCATCGTTACGATCCTGATGATGATCCCGTACCTGGGAATCCTTATTTATCTCTGCCTCATTGCTCCATGGACTCTGTTTATCTCCCGCTATGTCTGCCAGCTCTATGATGCTGCAGGTTCTGCATAAAAATCAATCTTTTTTTTAAATCACTGAAAAAAAAGTGTTATTCTTGGTGGATAGCCTTTTTACTTTCAAAAATTCTATGATTTTTACTAATCTGGTGGTTTTTATGGATTATGGTTCAATGCTTGATCAGACATTTGCCTATACTAAAGAGGGTGTATGGGGACGAACAAAACGGTGGCTCATTCTTATAGGCTGTCTGATACTATTCCCTTTGATTCTCGGCTATATGGTACGTATTTTCCGGGGAGTAAAACCGGCCCCAGAACCTGAACAATGGGGTTCGATGTTTATCGATGGCCTGAAGTTGCTCGTAGTGGAGGTGGTGTACATCATCCCCGTTATCCTGCTGGTTATCATCGCGTTTCTTCCGCTGTTATCAACGTTGATTGCCGGGGGAGCGCCACATAAGGATCCATCATCTCTTTCCGATGCCCAGATTCAGCAATGGATACTAGTTCATCCGGAATTTATCTCAGCGATTGGTTTTTTGGCAATTCTGCTCCTGCTTGCAGTCCTCTGTGGGATTATTATCAGTATTTTTTCATTTCTTGGCGTGGTCCGGTTCGCCCGGACCGGCAGCATGGCAGAAGCGTTTAATTTTTCTGCAATCGTGTCCCACATCCGCAGGATTGGCTGGTTGAATTACCTGTTAGCGCTAATTGTGATCAGTGTAATCGGCTTTATTTTTGGTATGGTTACCAATGTATTCTCATTAATCCCAATATTTGGCGATCTTATTGGCGTGATTGTCATGATCATACTCTATGTGCCCTATTTCATTTTCACGAGCCGTTATGTGTCTTTGGTATATGATATCGGTGAGGAAAAGTCGGATCCTGAACCAATAATGTACAATACAATAATCACAACACAATAATTTTTAAAAAGATATTTCAAAAGGGAAAATTCCCGTTTTGGTTAACGCTGCACAGCACCGAGGTTTGCCTGTTCCACGGTTTTTGCATAGCGTGCAAGGACCCCGGTCAGTTTCCTGGTATGGGGTTTGAGGATTTTTCGCCGCTGTTCAAGAATGGCTGCATCAACAAGGATATCGATCTTTTTTGTGAAGAGATCAACAAAAATCTTGTCTCCTTCTTTGACCAGTGCTATCGGTCCACCAACCGCTGCTTCCGGCGCAACATGCCCGATACAGGGCCCCCGTGTTCCCCCGGAAAACCGTCCATCGGTGATCAGGACTACCTTGGTATATCCCAGTCCCATGAGTGCAGATGTGGGAGAAAGCATTTCTGGCATACCTGGAGCTCCCCGTGGTCCTTCGTACCTGATGACGATTACATCTTTTTCCTTGATTTCACGGGCTAGAATCGCCTTCATGGCCGGCCCTTCGCCATCAAAAACGCGGGCGGGCCCTTCGTGCTTCCACATCTCCTTTGGTACCGCCGCGCTCTTGACGACAGCGCCGTCTGGTGCAAGGGAACCCGATAAAATTTTGAGTCCTCCTTCCCGGTTTATTGGATTTTTAATATCCCGGATAATTTCATCATTTCTGATGCGTGCATCTTTTGCAATGTCAAGAACTTTTTTACCTGAGACCGTGATACAGTCATCCAGATACGATTCAAGTCTTTTCAGCACAGCCGGGATACCTCCTGATCGGTGGAGGGTCTGCATTGAATGCGGACCGGACGGTTGCATATAGCAAAGGTGAGGGATCTCATCTGCGAGTGTCTTAAAATCCTCAAGAGTAAGGGGGATATCAGCTTCTACCGCAATTGCCATCAGGTGCAGGACTGTGTTGGTCGATCCGCCCAGTGCCATATCCACCCGGATTGCATTACGGAGACTCTTTTTTGTAATGATATCCCGCGGTTTGATTCCATTTTTCACAAGGGGCAGGATGGCTTCTCCGGTCTCTCGCGCAATCCGTAATTTTCCAGCATCAACTGCCGGGATAGCAGCACATCCGGGAAGTGACATTCCCATAGCCTCGGTCATACAGGCCATGGTGTTTGCCGTGTAAAGGCCCTGGCAGCTGCCGCATCCGGGCATGGCACACCCCTCTAACTCACAGAGTGCTTCTTCACTCATGGTTCCTGCAGCTACTTTTCCGACTGCTTCAAACACATCGATAAGAGAGCGTTCTTTTCCTTCCTGAAATCCCGAGAGCATAGGCCCACCGGTAAGAACGATCGTGGGGATATTGGTCCGTGCTGCTGCCATCAGCATGCCCGGGACGATCTTGTCGCAGGTTCCGACACAGACAAGCCCATCAAACCTGTGTGATTCAGCCATCAGTTCAATGGAATCAGCAATATTCTCCCGCGAAGGCAGCGAGTAGCGCATACCCTCGTGGCCCATCGCAATCCCGTCACATATACCGATAACACCGAATTCAAACGGGACGCCGCCAGCTGCAGCTATCCCTTCACGGACTTTCTCCGTAAGTTGCCTGAGATGGATGTGTCCGGGGACAATCGTATTGTAGGCATTTGCAATTCCAATGAACGGCAGTCCCATCTCCCGTTCAGTGACCCCGAGGGATCGCAGGAGCGAACGGTTGGGAGCCCGCTGGTATCCGGATTTAACTTCATCGCTACGCATGAATTTTCCCCAGTATACTGGTGATGATAGGTTCGCAGTATGACAATTATATCCCTTGTGGAAAAAACGTCTTATTGGTTCTTTTCCTTTGGAGGATCATCACTTAACTGACGTCACAGCGCCCTTTTTTAGCTTTAATGCATTCCGCGATGCAATGAAATAATCGCCCCGATGTCGAAGGGAAGCGTCAAAAAACACATTTTGGGTGACCCCAGTTATCAATCATGAAAAGAAGAGAATATTCCCCCAATTACAAAGATCGGATTATCAACTTTTGTTTAATAGGACAATAATGGAGAAAGAATCCCTACAATCCTGGCAGTAAATACTTATTACTGTCGTGAAAACAGCAAAGAAGAGTTAACCAGGGCTTCTGCAAATGACGTGGTGAAGTATGCATGCGTATAGCAGCCTACGACATTTTGCGAGATCAACCCGTCTTTTCCATCCTCAATACCTTTCCCCCGAGATAGCCGGAATGCGTACTTGGCATCGTACGAGGGATCCAATCGCGAATAATGAAACTCATGACCGGTAACCGACTGGCCCGATGGAAGGAAGGGATGACCGTCAATACTCTCCCCTTTTACATAACCGAGCGCCTGGATACGGCCGGTCATCTCTGCACAAGCGGGAAGGATGTTGCACATCCGGTAAGTTGTATCCGATCGAATCTCTTTGGTAAGATACATCAGTCCACCACATTCCGCATAAATTGGCATACCCGAATCAGCAGCGTGTTTCAGTTCGTGCGTGCACCGGGATGCTTCAAGCGCGGCAAGATGGAGTTCCGGGTAACCCCCGCCAAGATAGACTGCATCGACTACCGGAAGTGAACCGGAGAGAGGACTGAAA from Methanoregula sp. harbors:
- a CDS encoding DUF4013 domain-containing protein; its protein translation is MLDQTFAYTKEGVWGRTKRWLILIGCLILFPLILGYMVRIFRGVKPAPEPEQWGSMFIDGLKLLVVEVVYIIPVILLVIIAFLPLLSTLIAGGAPHKDPSSLSDAQIQQWILVHPEFISAIGFLAILLLLAVLCGIIISIFSFLGVVRFARTGSMAEAFNFSAIVSHIRRIGWLNYLLALIVISVIGFIFGMVTNVFSLIPIFGDLIGVIVMIILYVPYFIFTSRYVSLVYDIGEEKSDPEPIMYNTIITTQ
- a CDS encoding nucleotide exchange factor GrpE, which codes for MTNAEPSNEQTCEECAGISDSAPLSAETDPAVLDEQKKAFSELNDRYLRLAADFENFKKRTARDREMITNLANERLAVDIIEVLDNFERAIKADDAHLREGIVQIQHLLYSQLQRHGITPLDALKKPFNPAEHEAIAHVPSEENEGIVVDEVARGYRMHDKVIRHAKVAVSKGK
- the purH gene encoding bifunctional phosphoribosylaminoimidazolecarboxamide formyltransferase/IMP cyclohydrolase; the encoded protein is MKWALLSVWDKTGIVELARELIREKYSIMSSGGTGKALAEARVAFTEVSNYTGFPEMMDGRVKTLHPKVHGGLLGRRLIDDAVMQKHGINRIDLLVVNLYPFEKMSQKQMRLEDLIEYIDIGGPAMIRAAAKNYRDVGVIVDPSDYKDIMNAICNTGLTADMRLDLARKAFARTAAYDAAISNYLYRLENPFPTTFSIQFTGGRTLRYGENPHQKAAVYGTSGIAGTEPVQGKQMSYNNYLDVNAGTGLLREFVEPAAVIVKHNNPCGVAVGENLLDAYISARDVDPVSAYGSVISLNREVDRILAEEICKTFVEVVVAPSFSPESLSVMSRKDTMRVLILPPPSPADEIRTIDGGVLVQRTPEYQEHWEVITDRDPTPDEMKALQLAWKVCKHTKSNTIIFADQKRTLGIGAGQMSRVDSAKIAIEKACSSLKGSAVASDAFLPFPDTLEVGAQAGATALVQPGGSIRDKEVIEAANRLHMAMVFTGIRYFRH
- the ilvD gene encoding dihydroxy-acid dehydratase, whose protein sequence is MRSDEVKSGYQRAPNRSLLRSLGVTEREMGLPFIGIANAYNTIVPGHIHLRQLTEKVREGIAAAGGVPFEFGVIGICDGIAMGHEGMRYSLPSRENIADSIELMAESHRFDGLVCVGTCDKIVPGMLMAAARTNIPTIVLTGGPMLSGFQEGKERSLIDVFEAVGKVAAGTMSEEALCELEGCAMPGCGSCQGLYTANTMACMTEAMGMSLPGCAAIPAVDAGKLRIARETGEAILPLVKNGIKPRDIITKKSLRNAIRVDMALGGSTNTVLHLMAIAVEADIPLTLEDFKTLADEIPHLCYMQPSGPHSMQTLHRSGGIPAVLKRLESYLDDCITVSGKKVLDIAKDARIRNDEIIRDIKNPINREGGLKILSGSLAPDGAVVKSAAVPKEMWKHEGPARVFDGEGPAMKAILAREIKEKDVIVIRYEGPRGAPGMPEMLSPTSALMGLGYTKVVLITDGRFSGGTRGPCIGHVAPEAAVGGPIALVKEGDKIFVDLFTKKIDILVDAAILEQRRKILKPHTRKLTGVLARYAKTVEQANLGAVQR
- the dnaK gene encoding molecular chaperone DnaK is translated as MANDKVLGIDLGTTYSCMSIMEAGKPIVIPNSEGGRTTASIVAFTKEGERLVGSLAKRQAVTNPQRTIQSIKRKMGSSEKIKIDDKNYTPQEISSMILQKLKIDAEAYLGEKITKAVVTVPAYFNDAQRQATKDAGKIAGLEVLRIINEPTASALAYGIDKEQDATVLVYDLGGGTFDVSILTLGDGVFEVKSTAGNNHLGGDDFDQRVTDYLVEEFKKKEGIDLRTDPYAMQRLRDASENAKIELSQRQSTNINLPYITQDKSGPKFLNIDLTKAKLEQLIGDLVESTVGPVKQALSDAKLEAKDIDHVLLVGGSTRVPLVQDTVKKLLGKEPDKGLNPDECVALGAGIQGAVLTGETKDIVLLDVTPLTLGIETLGGIATKLIERNTTIPTRKSQIFSTAADGQTSVEIHVVQGERALAKDNFTLGKFQLTGIPPAPRGIPQIEVTFDIDSNGIIHVSAKDLGTGNQQNISIKGDKKLTDEDIKKMMDAAKMFENEDKQKRDEIELHNQADTAVFTAEKMLKESGDKLESEDKQKVEDSVAAVKKALADDNLDEIKKSMEALTEAVYAVTTKIYQKVQAEQAAQQQSAGAGAPPNPDTKDDDNVVNADYKVKEE
- a CDS encoding DUF4013 domain-containing protein — translated: MDYGSMVGESFEYAKEAVVGKWNKWVMLIIATILLGLPLAGYSMKILRGEKPAPEVEDWGTLFIDGIKYVIVALIYAIPLIIVWVLVIGASAVAIVTQDTTAMMAAIGAMAIGLIIMLILAIVIAVFEIIGIVRFARTGSIGEAFNFSAILATIEKLGWVPYIIAIVVLFVVGIIFGIIVTILMMIPYLGILIYLCLIAPWTLFISRYVCQLYDAAGSA